GCTTGAGCTTTCAAAGGGAAAGTTGACCACCGATCCAAGGCGCCATTCCGGCGAAGGTGTGTTTTTCACTTCGCGCATGTTCGACCGTTTCCAGATCGCTTCCGGCGATCTGGTCTTCGACCATGACGATGGAGCGGGCGACGATCTGCTTTTCGACATCGACATGCGCCATGTCAACCATGGCACGACGGTGCTTATGGAAATCGGGACCGACACGACCAGGACGGCCAAGGAAATTTTCGACCAGTACTCCAGCGGACCGGACGATTACACCTTTGCCAAGACGGTCGTCCCGGTCAGGCTGGCCAGGGTTGGCGACGAGAACCTGATCTCGCGCTCGCAAGCCAAGCGCCTGATGCAACGGGTAGAGCGATTCCGCACCGTGGTACTCGACTTCGAAGCGGTAACCAGCATCGGCCAGGCCTTTGCGGATGAAGTGTTCCGTGTCTTTGCGCACGACCACCCCGATGTCACCCTCGTTCCGATGCACGCGGTTCCCGCAGTTCAACAGATGATTCGTCGAGCGGAAGTCGCTCGCGATGCGGAAAGCGATCGACTCCCGTTGCCCTGACCATGGCCATCAAACCTCACTCGCCTTCGAGCGAGCGCAATCGCGAACCGATCCTCGGCGTGCTGCGCGAGTATTTTTCCGATCGCCGGAATGTGCTGGAGATCGGCAGCGGCACCGGCCAGCACGCGGTGCATTTCGCCGCGGCGCTGCCCTGGCTGACCTGGCAAAGCTCCGATCGCGCGGAGAACCTGCCCGGCATCCGCGCCTGGCTGGATGAGGCCGCGCTGCCGAACACGCCGGCACCGCTGGAGTTCGACGTCAACGACACCTGGCCGCCGGGCCCGTTTGACGCCGTGTTCAGCGCCAACACCTTGCACATCATGGCCTGGCCGGAGGTGCAGCGGCTGTTCGCGCAATTGCCCGCGATCACCACCGACGACGCGGTCCTGGTCATCTACGGCCCGTTCAACGCGCAGGGCCGCTACAGCAGCGAGAGCAATGCCGCGTTCGACCAGTGGCTCAAGGCACGCGGCGCGCACATGGCGATCCGCGACGCCGAAGCCGTCGACGCACTGGCCGACGCCGCCGGCTTCCGTTTGCTCGCGGACATCGCGATGCCGGCGAACAACCGCTGCCGCGTGTGGCGGCGCAGGCACGGCTGAGTACCCGCCTGCACGGGGGCCTGCACAATCGCGCCGAACCGGGTACAAAGGCGGCATGAAGTCGATCGACACGCTGACCCCTTGCCCCTGCGGCAACCCGGCCGGCTACAGCCAGTGCTGCGGGCCACTGCACGACGGCGCTGCCGCCGCCACGGCCGAACAATTGATGCGCTCGCGCTACAGCGCCTACGTGCTCAAGCGTGAGGACTATCTGCTTGCCAGCTGGCATCCCGACACGCGGCCAGCCTCGTTGCGGCTGGCCGCGCAGCAACCGCCGCCGACTTGGCTGGGACTGGAAGTGCGGCGCAGACAGGCGATCGACGACCACCACGCCATCGTCGAGTTCGTCGCCCGCTACCGCCTCGGCGGCGGCCGCGCACAGCGCCAGCACGAGACCAGCCGCTTCGTGCGCGAGGACGGCCGCTGGTACTACCACGACGGCGAATTGAAGAGCTGACGCTCAAAAACCCTGCACGCCGGCGGCGTGCAGGCGTGCCGCTTGGGCGCGCACCTCGGGACAGGCGAAGAACGCCACTAGCTGGTTCGCGCGACCGGCGCCAATGCCGGCGAGCACTTGCCAGTCGCTCGCGCCGCGTGCGCTCAGTGCGGCCCAGTCGGGCAGCCCGGCTGCGACGCCGGACGGCACGCCGAGCGCCTGCAGCCAACGCGCGAACGGGCGATCGCGCGCATCGGCAAAGGTCTGCGCCAGCGCCGCCGCGCGACCGGCGCCCAAGCCGGGCACGGTCGCCAGTCGTTCCGGCGTGAGGCTCATCCAGTCGAGCAGGCGATGGACCAGTCCGGCATCGATCAGGGCCTGCCAGGTATCCGCACCGAGCCCCTCCAGCTGCAGCCCCTGCCGGCCGCCGAGCCACACCAGCCGCGCGCGGAACTGCTGCTCGCAGCCGGGCGTGGCCTGCCAGCAACTCAACGGGCCGTGCGCCCGCGGATCCGGCGGCGTCACCGGCGCGCGCCGCTGCGTGCGCCACGCCACCGACTGCAGGCGCGGAATGGTCAGCCCGGCGAGTACCACCTCGACCTGGTCGCCGGGGCGGATGTCGAGCTGCTGCCAGCGCTTGAGCGAACCCACGCTGACCCGCTGCACGCGATGGTCGTCCAGTTGCACCGGCTCCAGTTCCAGCACCGGCGTGATGCGGCCGCTGCGGCCCACGGTGAAGTCCACCGCGCGTACCTCGGCCAGCGCCGATGCGGCCGGATACTTCCACGCCACCGCCCAGTCCGGCGGTGCCGCCTGCCAGGTCGCGGCCGGCGGCCGATGGCCCTGGCGCAGCACCGTGCCGTCGGCGGCGAACGGCATCGCGTGGCGGTACCACTGCTCGCGCCACTGCTTCACGTCATCCAGCGTGGCGACCGGCCGCGTATACGCCACGCTGTCGGCCAGCCCCATGGCTGCAAGGCCGGCCAGCCGCGACGGCATGTCGGCCGGGCCGCTGGGCCAGTCCCATACGAACAGGCCGATCTGCGCCGCGCTGTCGGCATCCAGCGTATCGCGCGCCAGCGCGCCGGCCACCGCCGATCGCGCGTTGGCGCCGCCATCGTCGGCCTGCACGTGGCTGGGCAGGCGCCAGTACAGCTCGCCCTGCAAAACCACGCGCGCCGGTGCGTGCGGCAGCCGCTTCGGTATCGCGTCGATCCGTTGGGCCAGCGCCGTCCAGTCCGAGCCGTGCAGGCCGTCGCCGCGGCTGCTCGCCTGGCGCAACTGGCCGTCCACATACAGCAAGGTGACCGCCACGCCGTCGGCCTTCGGCTGCACCCACAGGTCGCGGTCGCCGTGCGCGTGCATCCATGCACCGACCGCCGCGGCGTCCGGCAGCTTGGCCAGGCCGGTCTGCGCCACCGGTGAACGTATCCGGCCGCTGGCGTCGGCGAGGTGCGCCAGCGGCGCCGGTGCTTGCGCGGGAAAACAGCGCCGCCATGCGGCGAGGCGCTGCATGGCCTGGTCGTAGACCGCATCGCTCACCGGCGACTGGCCCTCGACGCGGTACGCGTGGTTCCAGCCGTCCAGCCGGTCATGCAGCGCGGCGAGTTCCTGCCGCGCCCGCGCCGGCGACCAATCCGGACAATCGGCCGCACGCGTCACGCCGGCGATGGACAGCGCGATGCCAGCGACCAGCGAAAACCACCCCTTGTGCATGTGCCCGTTCCGTTCCGTGGACTCGGCGACAGGCTAGCCAGCGGCCAGCGGCGCCGGCAGCCGCCGATGCCGATCGCATGCGTAGGCGTCGGGCTAGCGCTGCAGCGCCAGTTCGCCGAAGCGCAGCATCGTCTCGCCGTGGAAGCGGCCGTTCGGCCCGAAGCGACGCTCCGCGATCACGCCACCTCCGTCGTGGCCGATCGCCACCACGGTGCTGGCACGGGTGCCGTACTGCTCGCCGCGGATGAACGCCGACGACAGCCAGCGCTCGCGCTCCAGTCCCACGCCGGTATCCGGTAGCTGCGCCTCCGGCGCCTCCCGCTCGTCGGCGAGCGCCTCGAACAGTGGCGCGAAATCCGCATCGCCGCCGGCATCGATCCATTGCTGCAGCCGCTGCATCAGCGCGCGGGCCTTCGGCCACGGTGTGTTGAAGTCGGCGTTCGACAGGCCGTGCACGCCGGAAGTGACCGCCTGCGCGCGCGGCTCGGGGCGGTTGCCGAGATAGAACGCCTCGCGTGCATCGAAGGTGAGCAGGTTGAACGGCCGATAGTCCGCCGCCGTGCGCAGCAGTTGCTGCGCGTGCGTGGCGGCATCGGCGTCGCCACGGAGATAATCGGTGGCCAGCAGGCCGCGCGAGGTGCCGAGTTGCGGGTCGCGCGGATCGCGCACGTTGGTCACCACGCAGCAGCGCCCGCCGTCGGTGGCGCCCAGCCAGGTGCCGCCGGCCTCGAGATCGCGCCCGCCGACGATCGGCGCGTCGTCCCAGCGCGCCAGCGCCGCACTGGGCCGCGCGTGGAATTCATCGCGGTTGCCCGCCAGCAGCAGGCGCCAGCGCGGATGGGCATGCCAGGCGAACGCGATCAGGCACATGCGCGCAACCTACGCCACACAGGCCATTGCGGCCAGGGGAAGCTCGCTGAGCATCCGCGCGATCGACCCGGCCGCTTCGCGTCCGTCGTGCACCGCGCGCACCACCAGGTCGGCGCCGCGCATGTTGTCGCCGCCGGCGAAGATCTTCGGATGGCCGGTCTGGAACGGCAGCCGCTGCGCACCGCCGGCCACGATGCGGCCGCCGGCGTCCAGTTCGATGCCATGCTCCGCGCACCACGCCGGCGGGCTGGGGCGGAAGCCGAACGCCTGGATCACCACGTCGGCGCGCAGCTCGGTCTCGCTGCCCTCGACGTGCTGCAGTCGTGCGCGGCCATGCGTGTCGATGCCCACTTCGGTATGGACCAGGCGCACGCCGCGCACCTTGCCCTGCTCGCCGAGCAAGGCCAGCGGCTGGCGATGGAACAGGAAGTTCACGCCTTCTTCGCGGCTGTAGCCGACCTCGCGGCGCGAGCCGGGCATGCTGGCCTCGTCGCGCCGGTACACGCAGGTGACCGAGGCGGCGCCGAGGCGCACCGAGGTGCGGTTGCAGTCCATGCCGGTATCGCCACCGCCAAGCACGACGACGTGCTTGCCGTTGAGGTCGAGCGCGGGCGGCACCGGCTGGTCGTCGAGCAGGCGGTTCGCGTTCGCGATCAGGAACGGCAGCGCGTCGTGCACGCCGTCGAGCTCGCGGCCCGGCAGTTCGCCGTCGACGAAGGTGTAGGCGCCGGTGCCGAGGAACACCGCGTCATAGTCGGCCAGCAGTTGTTCGAACGCGATGTCGCGGCCGATCTCCACGTCGAGGTGGAAGCGCACGCCCATGCCTTCGAGTACCTCGCGGCGGGTATGGATCACCGTCTTGTCCAGCTTGAACGGCGGGATGCCGAAGGTGAGCAGGCCGCCGATCTCGCGCTGGCGGTCGAACACGTCCACCGCGATGCCGGCGCGGCGCAGCCGGTCAGCGCACGACATGCCGGCCGGGCCGGCGCCGACCACCGCCACGCGGCGGCCGGTCTCCACCACGCCGGACAGGTCCGGTCGCCAGCCCTGGCGGAACGCCTCGTCGGTGATCGAACGCTCGATGCTGCCGATCGTCACTGCGCCGAAACCGCCCTGCTCCAGCGTGCAGGCGCCTTCGCACAGGCGATCCTGCGGACACACGCGGCCGCAGATCTCCGGCAGCGGGTTGGTCTCGTGCATCAGGGTGGCGGCTTCGAACAGGCGTCCATCCTGCACCAGCTTCAGCCAGTCCGGGATGTAGTTGTGCACCGGACAGGCGTGCTCGCAATACGGGTTGCCGCAGTCGAGGCAGCGCTCGGCCTGGCCCACCGCCGCGGGCGGCGCGAAGTCGCCGCTGATTTCGCCATAGCCAAGCACGCGGATCGCCACCGGCACCGCCTTCGGTGGCTGGCGCGGCAGGTCGAGGAAGCGGAACAGTTTGTCGCTCATGCGTTCCCCCTGTTGCGGCAGGCCTGTACCCCCTCCCCTGCTTGCAGGGGAGGGTTGGGGAGGGGTTCGCTTTTGATCTTGCGCACCAGGGCGTAAAGCTTCACCCCCTCCCAACCTCCCCCTGCATGCAGGGGGAGGAGCGAAAGCTGAGCAGCGAAGTTCTTCATGCCGCCCTCCGCAATTCGTCGGCCAGCGCGGCCAGGCTCGCCGCCTTCGGCTTGACCAGCCAGAAGCGCTGCAGCAGCCCGCGGAAATCGCTCAGGAGGTGGTGCGCCCAGGCGCTGCCGGTGAGTTCGGCGTGGCGCGCGATCAATCCGCGCAGGTGCTGCATGTGGTGTTCCATGCCTTCGGGCGAGATGCGCACGATATCGACCAGCTCGTGGTTGTAGCAATCGACGAAGTTGCGTTCGAGGTCGAGCACGTAGGCGAAGCCGCCGGTCATGCCGGCGCCGAAGTTCAGTCCGCAGGCGCCGAGCACGGCGACCACGCCGCCGGTCATGTATTCGCAGCAGTGGTCGCCGGCGCCCTCGATCACCGCCAGCGCGCCGGAATTGCGCACGCCGAAGCGCTCGCCGGCACGGCCCGCGGCGAACAGCTCGCCGCCGGTGGCGCCGTACAGGCAGGTGTTGCCGAGGATGGAGGCGTCCTGGCTGGCGAACGGCGACTCCGGCGAAGGCCGCACGATGATGCGGCCGCCGGCCATGCCCTTGCCGACGCCGTCGTTGGCCTCGCCGGTGAGTTCGATCTGCACGCCGCCGGCGTTCCACGCGCCTAGGCTCTGCCCGGCGCTGCCTTCCAGTTGCAGGGTGATCGGCTCGGGCATGCCGTGGTCGCCCCAGCGCCGCGCCACGTCGCCGGACAGGCGCGCACCGATCGCGCGATCGGTGTTGGCGATCGCGTAACGGAACGTGCCGCCACTGCCCAACTCGACCAATGGCGCGGCATCGTGGGCGATGCGCGTGGCCAGCGCCGCTTCGTCGCGCATGGGGTTGCGCGGCAAGGTACAGGCGCTGTCCACGGCGACGCCGAGACCGTCCTCGGCGATCAGCCGCGACAGGTCGAGCTGCTTCTGCACCGGCGTGCTGCCTTCGGCCTGGCGCAGCAGGTCGCTGCGCCCGACCAGCTCGCCGAGGCTGCGCACGCCGAGCCTGGCCAGGTGTTCGCGCACGTCCTCGGCGACGAAGCGGAAGTAGTTCATCACCATCTCGGGCAGGCCGATGAAATGGTCCTGGCGCAGCGTCTCGTTCTGCGTGGCGATGCCGGTGGCGCAGTTGTTGAGGTGGCAGATGCGCAGGTACTTGCAGCCCAGCGCCACCATCG
This window of the Rhodanobacter soli genome carries:
- a CDS encoding STAS-like domain-containing protein — protein: MARPSRSAEIDASLLAQVQSHPNDLVRVVADALGLSRAAVATRARALIGEGYLAKVGTTRPTYRPGTSRRATFRHLLHGLAEDRVWARDIAPLLKGLPANIVDISHHGLTEMVNNAIDHSEGKHLRVLLDRNDRQVAMMVADDGVGIFRKITRALDLPDERLALLELSKGKLTTDPRRHSGEGVFFTSRMFDRFQIASGDLVFDHDDGAGDDLLFDIDMRHVNHGTTVLMEIGTDTTRTAKEIFDQYSSGPDDYTFAKTVVPVRLARVGDENLISRSQAKRLMQRVERFRTVVLDFEAVTSIGQAFADEVFRVFAHDHPDVTLVPMHAVPAVQQMIRRAEVARDAESDRLPLP
- a CDS encoding YchJ family protein, translated to MKSIDTLTPCPCGNPAGYSQCCGPLHDGAAAATAEQLMRSRYSAYVLKREDYLLASWHPDTRPASLRLAAQQPPPTWLGLEVRRRQAIDDHHAIVEFVARYRLGGGRAQRQHETSRFVREDGRWYYHDGELKS
- the ligB gene encoding NAD-dependent DNA ligase LigB, whose protein sequence is MHKGWFSLVAGIALSIAGVTRAADCPDWSPARARQELAALHDRLDGWNHAYRVEGQSPVSDAVYDQAMQRLAAWRRCFPAQAPAPLAHLADASGRIRSPVAQTGLAKLPDAAAVGAWMHAHGDRDLWVQPKADGVAVTLLYVDGQLRQASSRGDGLHGSDWTALAQRIDAIPKRLPHAPARVVLQGELYWRLPSHVQADDGGANARSAVAGALARDTLDADSAAQIGLFVWDWPSGPADMPSRLAGLAAMGLADSVAYTRPVATLDDVKQWREQWYRHAMPFAADGTVLRQGHRPPAATWQAAPPDWAVAWKYPAASALAEVRAVDFTVGRSGRITPVLELEPVQLDDHRVQRVSVGSLKRWQQLDIRPGDQVEVVLAGLTIPRLQSVAWRTQRRAPVTPPDPRAHGPLSCWQATPGCEQQFRARLVWLGGRQGLQLEGLGADTWQALIDAGLVHRLLDWMSLTPERLATVPGLGAGRAAALAQTFADARDRPFARWLQALGVPSGVAAGLPDWAALSARGASDWQVLAGIGAGRANQLVAFFACPEVRAQAARLHAAGVQGF
- a CDS encoding DUF938 domain-containing protein produces the protein MAIKPHSPSSERNREPILGVLREYFSDRRNVLEIGSGTGQHAVHFAAALPWLTWQSSDRAENLPGIRAWLDEAALPNTPAPLEFDVNDTWPPGPFDAVFSANTLHIMAWPEVQRLFAQLPAITTDDAVLVIYGPFNAQGRYSSESNAAFDQWLKARGAHMAIRDAEAVDALADAAGFRLLADIAMPANNRCRVWRRRHG
- a CDS encoding NRDE family protein, giving the protein MCLIAFAWHAHPRWRLLLAGNRDEFHARPSAALARWDDAPIVGGRDLEAGGTWLGATDGGRCCVVTNVRDPRDPQLGTSRGLLATDYLRGDADAATHAQQLLRTAADYRPFNLLTFDAREAFYLGNRPEPRAQAVTSGVHGLSNADFNTPWPKARALMQRLQQWIDAGGDADFAPLFEALADEREAPEAQLPDTGVGLERERWLSSAFIRGEQYGTRASTVVAIGHDGGGVIAERRFGPNGRFHGETMLRFGELALQR
- a CDS encoding FAD-dependent oxidoreductase — its product is MSDKLFRFLDLPRQPPKAVPVAIRVLGYGEISGDFAPPAAVGQAERCLDCGNPYCEHACPVHNYIPDWLKLVQDGRLFEAATLMHETNPLPEICGRVCPQDRLCEGACTLEQGGFGAVTIGSIERSITDEAFRQGWRPDLSGVVETGRRVAVVGAGPAGMSCADRLRRAGIAVDVFDRQREIGGLLTFGIPPFKLDKTVIHTRREVLEGMGVRFHLDVEIGRDIAFEQLLADYDAVFLGTGAYTFVDGELPGRELDGVHDALPFLIANANRLLDDQPVPPALDLNGKHVVVLGGGDTGMDCNRTSVRLGAASVTCVYRRDEASMPGSRREVGYSREEGVNFLFHRQPLALLGEQGKVRGVRLVHTEVGIDTHGRARLQHVEGSETELRADVVIQAFGFRPSPPAWCAEHGIELDAGGRIVAGGAQRLPFQTGHPKIFAGGDNMRGADLVVRAVHDGREAAGSIARMLSELPLAAMACVA